In the genome of Urocitellus parryii isolate mUroPar1 chromosome 7, mUroPar1.hap1, whole genome shotgun sequence, the window aaattgtcactcatcttatcagctgttccattttactcagcagctcactctcgcggttaagagtctgttctaaggtgctccgcggaaagcggtgtcggcagcggcggtggctgcagcggcggcggcggcagcggccaagctgtggccttcgggacccccgtggagggggtgcgggctgggggaggggaggcagtgcCTCGGGGCCCGcacgggccgggtactgggcactcGAGAgagctggtggggtgggggaaagagattgagatctagatttagggagtgagcatgggaggagagatggcgggggagaagcgaagcggagaggcggagaggggaatgagaaggggcccagggagccgggcagctcgggggctgcagccttactgctcgcgctgaagtcgtggtggattcactccatctaggcccttttcttgacacggtgctgaatccttgtcaacagatctcctttaatgatctttacttcttcttttaagaagcagcaacatatgctgcggtggcggtggcgcggagcacagagcggctcactcactccccgccgccatcttcctcaATTTCCTAAACTATTGCTTCAAATGTGGTTTTCATGACCGAAGGCAGCCTGGGTCATCTGACAGGGGGCAATGGGTGACCTGAGGAGGGAGTGGGAAGGAATAATTCAGGCAGGACAGTGGCAGCTGGGATCCCAGGGACAACAACAGCATTGCCTCCATCTGAAAAATATGCCTCTGCTTTGGATTGAACTAAGGAGCTTCAGTTCAGGACCACCTACCTGTCCCCTCCAACACCTAGCAACACCCTAAAGGAAACCACACAGATTCCTGAAGATGCAGGAAGGTGAGATTCACACTGCTGGGTTGATACACCTGTTTTTAACTATtgtttcaaatgtgtttttcatgatttattttttgacaatgGAAACGATGCTTTCTCTTTTGCAATTGCATACACATTCAAGCAGAAAAACAGATAAGCAGGCTATTAACCCTGGGGAACAAATGTATTCATGGGCCAGTGAGAGCAGTAGCATGCTCCCACAGGACATTTCTTTCATTGGTTGGCATCCTCTAGAAAGAAGAGAATTGGAGGATACTGGgctaaagtttattttgttaaCAAAGACCTTCTCAGGGGAATAATGTTTTACTGTTTAGAAGGCACAAGTTTTCACGATGCAAATGTTGATTAGCacaatattaattttgagaaCTACTAACATTAGCAATCATCTGAACTTCAGTGACTCCTGGTGAGACCCACTGTATTCCATTCACCTCCACCTACAATTGGTAACAACTGTTTCAGCATGCATCCAAGCATGCATCCCACACTCAGGATTTGACATCTCTCTTATAAAATCCCAGGGATGACCTCACCATCCAGGGTTACTCAGGTCCTCCTGAAATGAGGGAGGACTGAGGAAGTGGTTCAGGGATGGAAAGGGGGAACATGTAGCTCCCAACCCTCCTGGATTAGCATCAGCCCAGGCACACACTCTCACCTATTCTTTGAACTTTGAACCAGGAGCCATAGACTCACCTGGGTGTGTCTGGCATGAGCCAGGTGGGCATTCTACTAACTGCGGCTTCATCACTGACCACCTGAGCATTCACACCCTTCTGGGTTTCCCCAAGGACCTCTATGCACACCCATCCCCACACcattctttgaattatttttctttgcacttGACAAGGGATATATGTGACAGGTTGCATCAGGAATTTTAGGAAGGAGAAGACCCTAAGGTACCTCTCCCACACTATAGGTACTCTAGGGGTTGAACTCTGCACAACTTGCCATTCCCCAAGTATTGCACAGATGTCTCCATCCAACAGAAAATTCAAGGACTGCCTCCAACAGCTGCTCAGGATCATAGCTTTGGTAGCAGCCACCCCTAAATCAATGCTCTTTAGTGTTCTCCAAGTCCATTCTATCTGCCCACAGCCTGGCCTGGAGTCAATGATTAGAGGGTTCCACTCAACTGTCCTCTTTCAGTTTTTACTAAAGTTGAAAACAGAGAGGAGCTATGGGAATCAGAGATGGACTGTGTTCTTGGCTCACCAGTTCTGCTGCAGATAGGGAATGCCTCCCCTGGAGTTTGGGCAAATTGGGGAAGGGCAGGCTCAAAACAGCAGATAAGCTTCTTCTAGTGTGGTTCTGTTGAGTGTCTGCAAGATTCCTAACTGTCCTTATGCAGGAGCTTGAGCACTCCCACTGCTGGAAATACTAGAGCGAGCTCCTACAGAACCACATCTAAAAGCCGAGTGTGTGAAGGGCAATGTCTCAGGTTGCACTCAGGCTACTCACTCCTTTATTCTCCACTGAGCACCAACTGGGCTTGGTCCTGAGCACTGACTGCataaagagaaagacagagcCCCATCCTACTCAGAAGGATCATGCctgaagagggaaaaaatggaaagtagGAAATAATTACTAAACCCAGACCTCTAAGGTGCAGGGATTTGGTACTCACACCTAGAATCAAGGCTTACATCAAGTTTATGCGTAAAGTAAAAGACAATTTCCCTGGGCTTTAGCAGAGTTGTTTTATAAAAGATCCCTCAAAACTGTTTTTAGGTATTCTAACTCCAATATGTTTATTGTGATCAACTTCACCTCAATGTGTTTGAGGATATGAAACAATTCTAGGACTCTTCCACATAAGGTGACTGTGGACAAAAATTTACATGGATGTATTTAATCATATCACAGGAAACATTCCACTGTTGATTTTCttactgtcttatttcacttagcatgaagttCTCCAGTTCGATCCCCTttccccagctccatccatttaccaacaaatgacaccatttcattattttttatggctcAGTAAACTCCATAGCATATATagaccacattgtctttatccattcactctTCATAGGcacctgggctgattccatatcttagctattgggAGTCATGCTGTAAGCATGGagggatgtggctgtgtcactatagtatgctgattttagccTTTTGGATGAAAACAATGGAGTGGGATAGCGGGCTCATATAGAGGTTTCATTTCTAATCTTTGGAGATATCTAGTGTTTTCAAAAGTATTATTCCACACTGCAAAATCCAGTTGTTTGAGTTACACATGGCACAATGATCAAGAATCTTCTAAAAGACAAGGCTTTTTCTGCAGGTCATAGACTGAGCTCTAAAGAATGGGCTTCTACTTTATTCTTTCTGAGAAAAGAGGTCCATCGTACCTCCTTTCAGGTAACATTTGCAGTATAAAAAGAGACCCAGCCAAACTTCACAGACAGACGGAATCCTGAGTGGCAGTTAACACATTGCTGTTCTCTCCTGTATGTTCTGCTAAAAGGTTTGCTGAAGAGTGACTGCATTTAATTCTCTGTCTTaaccccctcctccttctcctcttcctcctgatATGGTCCTCCTTCCTCCATATCTTTTGTTCCTTGtcattggttttgttgttgttttgtatttatattattaCCTAGAAGTTGATCTAGAAGTTGAGGTAGTCTTTCTTGgtttttaacatattaaatattttctgatcaaTATGTTAATTGTacttcacaaattaaaaaaaatcattaatttagtAAATCCTGAAACTacaaaaaaaacagtaaaatcattcaactttacaaaaaaaataaaataaaatcaatagttTAGGGAAGGACAGCAAAATTGACACCAGTAAAGGGAATTGGGCAAGAAGGTAatcatacaaaaaaaatctaggaGGGCTTGGGGAATCTACAGGTAGTCACACTATGAGAAAGGAAGGAGTTAAAAAATACACATCTCTCCATTGGCTAAAACATGACTGATAGAGTTAATGTTGAAACACCCCAAAGTGGTGAACTGTGGCAATGTATGAAGTAAATACATGAAACTTCTTACCTGAAGCCATCCAAAATGAAGGGGGAAGAAAAATTGGTGAGACATCTCTCCTTTCTTAtcatctttcctctcttcttctcttttctcttctccttctcttattGTCTCCTCTCCTCTGTTCTGCCCTTCTGtgttctcctctccctctcttccaagAGGCTCTGTCTTCCAGCAATGTGATAAGAGCAGTTGACTTGGACACAGGCTGCAGATTGGTTCATCAAAACCATCACATAATTCCCTGAGTTATGATCATTACATAATCTGGTTCTTGGGCGTTTTTCCATTGAGAGAAGATGAACCTCTGTAGACAAAAGCCCTTCATGGACAAGGTTTCCAGCTCATCTCCCGCTTCTGTTCTCTTGCTTAGCTCTCTGTGGCCACTGCATCCGAAcacaacttcagagagagagaaatgttcaATCACACCAGAGTGACCCAATTCATCCTCAGGGGCTTCTCAGACATCCCAGAATGGAGATTAGTGGTCGTCTTATTTTTCTCCTGGGTCTACGCCTTTGCCCTCCTGGGGAATATCTCTGTCATCATAGCTGTGGTTAGAGACAGCTGCCTGCActcacccatgtacttcttcctgaaGAATCTGTGTTTTGTGGATCTGAGCTACACCTCAGTCACCATCCCCAAGGCCCTGGAAACCACCCTTGAGGGATCTGGGGTCATTTCCTACTTTGAGTGTGTCACTCAGCTTTACATGTTTTTTACATTTGCTTCGACCGAGTGCTTTCTGCTCACGGCCATGGCTTATGACCGGTGCATGGCCATCTACAGGCCCTTGCTCTATGGGGCCATCATGAGCCAGAGGCTTTGCTGTGCCTTGGTGGTCCTGGCCTGGGTGGGCGGGGCCCTCTATGCAGCCTTCCTGGCCCTCAacaccttctcccttcctttctgtgGGCCCAATGTTGTTGAGCACTTCTTTTGCGACATTCCTCCTCTCATGAGACTCTCCTGTGCCGACTTCCACTCCAGAGAGGAGGTGGTCTTCGCTGTGGGCAGCTGCGTCATCATGAGCTCCTTTGCCCTAAAGGTCCTCTCCTACATCCGCATCATCTCCACCCTCCTGCGGATGCCCTCCGTGGATGGCCGGtggaaggccttctccacctgctcctctCATCTGACCACAGTCCTTCTGTTTTACACAAGTGCAAGCTTCACCTACTTGAGGTCTGCCTCTCAGTACTCCCCTACCCAGGGTCGCCTGGCATCCATTTTCTACTCCATCCTCACCCCTTCCTTGAATCCTGTCATCTACTGTCTCAGGAACCAAGACATGAAGGATGCTCTACACAGACTGTACAGTCAGAGAAAGTTCTGAGTGCTAGCCACTGCAGTGTGGGCTCATGTCCAGGGGTCTGATGACCAGGGGGTGCAGACAAACTTTACCCCATTCCTCCCCCTGATTCTTCACCCTGCAGACCCCTCCCCACACGGCCACCTGctgcttctcctctctctccagatgGTCTTTTGCTTCAGTGGTTTTATATACTTTTccaccacagaaaaaaaattttgatttcttcagTTAGTACCCTAAAAATCActtcttattaatatttatttttagttggatacaatatctttattgtgtCTATAAAAAATTCTTCTTCCATCCAGTGTATCTGTAAGaattcatg includes:
- the LOC144256225 gene encoding olfactory receptor 10A7-like, which codes for MFNHTRVTQFILRGFSDIPEWRLVVVLFFSWVYAFALLGNISVIIAVVRDSCLHSPMYFFLKNLCFVDLSYTSVTIPKALETTLEGSGVISYFECVTQLYMFFTFASTECFLLTAMAYDRCMAIYRPLLYGAIMSQRLCCALVVLAWVGGALYAAFLALNTFSLPFCGPNVVEHFFCDIPPLMRLSCADFHSREEVVFAVGSCVIMSSFALKVLSYIRIISTLLRMPSVDGRWKAFSTCSSHLTTVLLFYTSASFTYLRSASQYSPTQGRLASIFYSILTPSLNPVIYCLRNQDMKDALHRLYSQRKF